The genomic DNA CAAGATGTTAGACAGTGAATTCACAGAAAATTTTTTTGGTTATGTAAACTAAGCTACAGGACAAAGGATATAGAAGACAACATATGAGATCAAAGTGTAATCAAGTTTGCAGCAACCTTTCAGGGGTTATATCAGAAAATGTCTTTGGTGTCCATGCCATAACCTTATTCTCGACAACGAGCAAGCTTCCCTCATACTTTACATCGTTAACAGTAAACCCAGTATCAGTGTACCTGCACAATAAATTGCAGAAAAAAATGACTGATGAACTCAATCAGAAAGAAATTTATACAGTAGCCACAAAGGTAGCCTAAACACAACCAACTGGTCAGGAATTTGGTAATGCTCACAACATTCTTCAAAGCGCTCCATGAGCTTTAGTGATCTATAAGGGTGAAAACCCATGCTAGTTCCTTTACACATTACACATTAAATAAGTTGTTTTCCTACAAAATGACACGAACCTCTATCACTAATCTAATCCCttccaagatttttttttttccccaACTAACTATTGCAGGGCCTTCAAGAACAGAAAAGGGCTACGGATCACACAGCAGAAGTAAATTCAAATTCCCAAATAAATGAAACGAAAACGATGGGAGTATTGATTAGTATGAAGATAATGGGGCACGGATCCAGATAATTCCTTCAAGCATGTGAACAAAAGATCGAGAACCTAAACTACGAAAGATGCTAACTTGTGAGTTGTGAAGAGAGAGAGAATATAAACGTACCACCGGAAGCGCAGTTGGTCCTTCGGAACATTGTCGATAAGATTAATCTGATCATACAACGAAAAGGTGCGCCTGATGAAACGAAACCCAGGATCATGAAAAAAAACTGACATGAGGACGAGCGCACAATAGATCGACAAGATAGTAATCCAAATCAAACGAGATAAGGACCTAGCAAAATAGGGTTTTTCCTGCGGCGGGGCAGACGGGGAGATACCTGAGCGAAGGTAGGATTCGATTCGAGGGCTTCAGAGATTCGTTCCGCAGTGTCCTCACCAGATGCGGCAGCATCATCGCCGCTCTCTGCCTTCCGGAGCCGCCCCCAGCCATCCTTTCcagtctctctctctcttctctctctctctctctctcgctcgtTCGCTCTGTACAATTTGAGGGGTGGGTTAGAAAATAGCGATCAAGATTCATCCAACGGTCCAGGGCTTTTTCTCCTCCTTCATATTATTACAATTAATATCATATAAATAGAAGataatttttgaatatatttgtttccttattttctattatttaggaaaataattttaccAGAATTGGAAAGTTTATAAAGCATAAATCTGATCGATCGAGATCGAGATCGGGATCACTACCAATAATCTTCCAGTTGACGTTCCAGATtcatcccagtgcgagttataagtgagcatactctcacgaccaatgacctttcgattggtgttccagactctcactccagcgcgagttataagtaagcatactCTTACGACCAACTACCTCTAGGTCAGTGTTCCAAACCGATGGTCTGGTAATAAAGTGGCCCTTTCCCTAAGGTTAATTGAGTAATTAAACATGTTACAATACCGATTGTCTGGGAAAAGAAGCGACATTTATAGTCATAATGGTGAAGTAAGTGAAACTCGGGTTTGGGTCTAGTCAGTTGAACTTGAGCCTCTTTCAACTAAATTTGGAGGAGAGGCTTATAaagttggaaccccaaggttgttttggtgtgatcaacaagttaagttaggttttgtgtgtttctaaccttgtgtctaagtgtgcaggagcataggtagtcgagtggaagacgcagctagcgagaagaacggtacacggtgcgtccgagggacgaggcgctgcggaagagtacactggcggacgagaaagaagcgtgcggtagttccgagggacgaaagtcggagcggaaggctgcttgaggagcaagagacgcagctagcgagaaggacggcacgcggtgcgtccgagggacgaagactgcggatgagtacgccgacggacGAGAAAGAAagacgcggcgattccgagggacgagaaaccggagtggaagcccactcgagaagaccggaagttaggttcgggtgagcccttttccggatggccgagaccACCCAAGCGAGAGGATCCAGAgttgaagactcggaccgaggcgacCAGAGCCGGAGCAAAGGACCCGGatcgaaaaaagtcaaccagagttgactttttggtcgGGGCGCCCGAACCCCTCCTGGGCGGTCAGAACGTACCGGGGCAcccatagttgactttttcacaggatcgaacTTTGACTTGATCTGAAtgttaggggataaagtttatcctccagggcacccggaacccttcggggcgccccgaccaagactataaatatagccttggtcgagaagATTTTTaacaactcagagcaattcatttccaacgattgtacgcttcagttttagattagcttctttgttttgcgctttcactgttgtaagagacttctccgcccgaacgagatactagtgcgacattccttggattaacaagctccttggttgtaaccaagtaactccttttgcctcttcctttcttttgtttctattcaatttattttattcaagtgttttgttgaaagttcgagaagggtgtttttgtttttattttacagggttattcaaccccccttctagccggccgcaacggtcctacaagtggtatcaaagccgaggtgcttcaggaggactaaccgccaatcgaagcaaagataatggccggaccaaACATCCATccaccgaaatacgaaggggattttgcaacctggaaaaaactgatgcaggtatttttcacaatagattttgaattaattttaacaatggaACTTGACTTTGTAGCTCTAGAGGGTAAggaaaatatcaatggacgaaaaaggagcagactGACTACATGGCGAATGGCAAAACAGAATACTATCtgttaagcgttcttccgccataagaagtcaatcgaatcgggaactacgactcagcaaaggaactttggaagaagttcctcgagctgcacgaaagaacgtccgaagccaagctcgcgagaagagatctacttcgcaatcagctcaccagcctgcgacttggggaagacgagacagttgcgcatctgcactcaagaattaaagagatcatcaccagactgtcgaatctcggagaaaaggtaagtaaccgagattcgctaaggtacgcattaaatttgTTTCCgggaaattcaaaatgggcatcactagtagatgccttttatatttcaaaatatttagaaaaaaattcattagaagaatttttctcgacttttgaagtgcatgaatcaagatgtgcaggttcgaaggagcccaagaacaacgccgccctcaaagcttcgagagacgaaccaaagtcgaaatcttctctcgatgacgaggaaatggtaatgatggtaagaagattcaagaaactttgtaaatctagatctactaaccatccacaggagaaaaagaaaaggacgatctgctgctaccattgcgacgaagaaggacacatcaagggcaactgcccaagctgaagaacaaggacaaggagaagggtaagaaacCTATCCAAAAGCAAAAGGCCCTTAAaacgacgtgggacgatacgtcgtcagagtcagaagtcgaggcattctccagacttgctctaatggcaagtcatcaagacgacgactgcgagtcaagctcttccgaaatgagcatcgatgaagggggagccacgtcagacgaaagcagcagttcaggaagagaaacggataacgagatcgataaggtaagtgaggtacgatcacttcccccgataaattttttaagtttgttaaactattaacaaaagactgttataaattagaaaaagagattaaaaatttaaaaataatcttggttaaatcttgtcccttagaagaattagacaaatcaaaattagaaaataaaaaattgaaatcagaaaataaagatatgaaaattcaagtagataatttaaaaaaccatgcatgcttatctaattttagaaaatttaaaaatttaaattggtattatagatatcactaggaataaattaggaatatttcaagaaaatatgtacctaagaaatatttagttaatgCAGTAggctagaacctatattgggttcataAATCTTGCTTACTCTAAATTTTAAACGaaattagcgctttcagtgagaaaattagacattgaatttctttatgaggctttgtctaagtggttgttgctccaataaccaataaGGTCTAGTACCTCGTCACGACGtggaaaccaaaatattgaaataaatatttaattaactttctgtcaaaacattaaagttagaattaattaatatttttaaagtttttcaaacatttttttcaaaatatttttttttcttagaaaaattctctttttatacttagaaaaaattttcttagaaaaattcttttttttttttcaaaagatatttttttatctaagttaaaagttgttctgaaattgaaaatttctatttaaattttttagaaaattttttaaaaaatatttttataaaaatatctaaattaaacttttttctttttataatttcacttagaaaattttctcatCCCGACTTAGTATTCCTTATATTTCGGACAACATCATTTACAAAAGTATAAATCTGATCGATCGGGATCGTGTGTTTTACTGTTCGAGGGAGACCAAACCGCCAAAGCAAATAGATGATGAGTTGCAATCGCCACCCCTCCGAGAGCACTGTCGGTGTCTGCGCCGTCTGCCTCCGCGAGCGCCTCCTCGCCCTCCTCGCCGCCTCCTCGCCTGAGTCTCCGCCCTCCCTCTATTCCGCTTCCTCCGTCGCGGCAGCCGCCGACGACCGCCATCGCCACCGCGGTCGAGACAAGAGCAGGCTCCGTCGGTTTGGGTCCTGGGCCCCTGCTCTCTCGCGCCTCTTCTCCACCTCCAGCGCCGCTGCGGAAACAGCGCGAGGAACTTCGCCGGGCGACGCCTCGCCACGGGTAACGTCCCCGAGGAGAGCGAGCAGGAAGACGACGAAGCCCCGTCGTCTCGGCCTCGGAGGTCTCGCCCAGTGCTTCGTTTCCGATGGCGACGACAAGGGGGAAGAGTTCTCCGGTGAAATCCGAGGGTCTCGCAGCAGCCAGCGAGGTCAGCGCCACCACAAAGCCGCCGCGCGTTGGCCGGAGATGGAGGAACTGGGACGTATTAATTTACTTTAATTGCTTTCTTTAATTAGTCAACGTGCCAATCGTGGCTTGTGATTTTACCTTTTCCAAATTGTTGATAAAAGTAAAACTAATTATATGAATATAGTAAATTACAGGGaatttcatatttatataaaGATTTGATCGAGTCCGTTCaatgttttattttaattatctgacgtaatatattttatattgagATATAGGGATTGATGTCGTTGTTGAGTGAAAACTTGGATATGGAGAATCGTTGAACAGgtgtaatattttatatttgattttcgataaaaaaaaattatacttggCGATGGCATCaccattaaaaattaaaaaaaaatac from Zingiber officinale cultivar Zhangliang chromosome 4A, Zo_v1.1, whole genome shotgun sequence includes the following:
- the LOC121971034 gene encoding NADH dehydrogenase [ubiquinone] 1 alpha subcomplex assembly factor 3-like, whose product is MAGGGSGRQRAAMMLPHLVRTLRNESLKPSNRILPSLRRTFSLYDQINLIDNVPKDQLRFRWYTDTGFTVNDVKYEGSLLVVENKVMAWTPKTFSDITPESLSVFKILRPVPEILILGCGRYIQPVSPQLRQFIRSTGMKLEAIDSRNATSTYNILVEEGRATAAALLPYGVE